Proteins encoded by one window of Sus scrofa isolate TJ Tabasco breed Duroc chromosome 12, Sscrofa11.1, whole genome shotgun sequence:
- the SUMO2 gene encoding small ubiquitin-related modifier 2 precursor: MADEKPKEGVKTENNDHINLKVAGQDGSVVQFKIKRHTPLSKLMKAYCERQGLSMRQIRFRFDGQPINETDTPAQLEMEDEDTIDVFQQQTGGVY, from the exons ATGGCCGACGAAAAGCCCAAG gAAGGAGTCAAGACTGAGAACAACGATCATATTAATTTGAAGGTGGCGGGGCAGGATGGTTCTGTGGTGCAGTTTAAGATTAAGAGGCATACACCACTTAGTAAACTAATGAAAGCCTATTGTGAACGACAG GGTTTGTCAATGAGGCAGATCAGATTCCGATTTGACGGGCAGCCAATCAATGAAACAGACACACCTGCACAG TTGGAAATGGAGGATGAAGATACAATTGATGTGTTCCAGCAGCAGACAGGAGGTGTCTACTAA